The sequence atattaaaacttatttacttaattaaatttactttaatcttagccagcttgaccatCTTCAAAACTCTTCTTTCAGAATTCCTCTTCTACAAAGCTTCTATAACTTTCCTTTTACATTAGGAATTTATCCCAtgcctttttcttcccttctagtactttgggacaaatttatctttcttaataaaacaaacaaaatatttccattctttgataccttctttactgaaaacgtatatcttactttccttgaatacaaacatattttcctcaatttttagtAGATTTAATCGCATATTAGAAATTTTAACCCTTAGGaacctcaatttctttttttttttaggaagatttgccctgagctaactgctgcctatcctcctctttttgctgaggaagactggccatgagctaacatccatgcccaccttcctctactttatatgtgggatgcccacccacacagcatggcgtgccaagtggtgccgtgtctgcacttgggatccaaactggtgaaccctgggctgccaaagcagaatgtgtgcacttaaccactgcaccacctgacCAGCCCTGGAACCTCAATTTCTAAGTAAAAActaagtaagcaattataaactttcttgtacattagcattctgtggcttggaaagtttataaatactttttatggTTTTTGAAATGTGTTACTTTATAGTACAATCTTTAACAAAACACAAGACATGTTTACCAATAGACCCAAACACGTTTTAGTTACTCTGTAATAAGACAAAAGTAGGTACActtatatttagtaattaatgtctaatattttatcttatttagtaatgcagatattcaatgaattttctatcatttaattgagcaaaacttcaaagtttcaaattACTAAAGAAATTTTTGGAAGCTATTAAATAcatgtcataaaatataattattcctAAAGGTTTAAACACTTATTTACATCTAAACCATTTTTTCCTAACAATTATGTTTACATAACCCTTGagaacttcatgagacattagacaaaattagctatcattctaagttattatgttgacaaatttgtaacagggataacatGAGCTTTTTTtaactagtaaacccaggctgcatgcctgcatcatatccaatgctcATAACTCTGAGGACATAtgtattttaatcaaaccaacaaacaaacttaaacaagctttcattcacCAAAGATTGTTTTATATCACGTTAACTTGAAAGccatgtaagcacttactttaagctaattaaacagagctcttaattttggccataccatctggaggtTAAACATCCCAcatatataacacacatatagacacataaacatacaggtacacacacagagaccttaaatttttgttattaatcGGGTGTAATGCAAAAACTCACTACTTTCTGAGAAACACTTGTATTTCAAAGACTGGCTCTCAGGTCgtggagaaaagacaaaagaagaggcTGAGCCACCCTTCTAGCTACACACTTCcaattgcttctttatatcaggggAAGTTTTAACCTAAGAGGTGAATCGAAAGACTTGTATGCTCTAAAACTTTCAGGAGAATGTATCACACCTTAAAAAGTCTGcacaaagcatttaacaaaggACCTTTTAAtaagtgtacaatttaacccTAGACCAATTTACCTTGGGATGGGTTGTGGATTTTATTACCCTTTTTTTAGCATCTGATATTAACCtctagtttttatttcatatggTGTAGGCTCAGGCAACCCTATTGACTTCCCTTTTGTAAATTTAGTTAAGACGGACGGGCAGATTTCTATGCCGTCTTATAGTCAGGCAGCGGAAAGTTTCCTCAGTGAGCCACAATGTTTATCCCTACAACACAATCAGGCACAAAGAGATACAATCACTTCACATAAAGCccataaatacattattttctccACAAAATTTCAGTTGAATTCCATCAACTCTTATGCCTCTAATCACAGCTTTCATTAGGACTTTATCAATAGGTCTTGGTCTTGCAATTTTGGACAGGGGAAGTATCCTGAGTCGGGCATTTTAAAACAgactcaggcaaagttgatataacctctttatgTAAAGTCAGTACAAACATTTcaacctttataatcttatcaacacttatacttttacattttctcaatttaattgTAACCTGGGTCAGGGTCTTAAggctagtctttttttttttttttttttttttgcatttccttGTTAATTTGGCCTTTTCTTAGGTACCAACACAAATTAcgatgagagctctcacaatttttcccccaatttagaagtttttccaatttaaatgatCTATAGTCTGGCCACATTGACAAGTAGGATCTTAATAAGCTTAACCATGAACATAAGAGgtgtccccaaaagagatccagaaaattcactcccaaaaatagtctaagaaagcaaaggccttcattgcacaacaagcaatgaaggttgagatgacaaaggccctTTATGAAAGCAATTGGGACCCCTAATGGCAAACTCCACTGAGAGCTGTCACAGCCGGACAAAGAGACTGTCTCCCAGAACCCCAATCCACTCGATTGGTCACCAGATATGTGCCAGGACATGGATCCTCTGgatggcagagaccagaaaggtAACAAAGGCAAGCTCTCAAGATGcagaagaagacaaaagaaaaaaccccatCTAATATGCACATTAACAGCTTTTGCTATGATTGGGCTCTCTTGGAGCCAGAATAATACCTAGGAGGGAGGTGTCATGGAGTTGAGGATCATGCGTGTGCGGGGGATAAGAATTGGCcaccctaaaatgtgtctctACCTTGccttgactatttttaagaaaaaaaggactgAAATAAACTTTGGCCTTCCTCCTAATTGCCTaagagaaatttaagataaagCCCTGtgcccaggacaggccatcacaatagataactctgggtattggtagactgggaggatccttgctaagcatactcttatcaaagttctatttaccaaacatttgcttttccatttccatgtgaattgccctcctcccctttgaagtcccaaaccactacccccaacatcctcctttgtctttagctgaagctggcatttaagatgagagcctccaccattttagtgagttactcagttttcctgagtctctcccatgtacacatgttatgaaggcttgtttgattttctcctgttagtctgtctcatatgaatttaatttgtagcccagccagaaggacccagtgggtagaggaaatatcttcctccacTACATGTGCTTTACAGAGTACCTCATCATTGCATGGACGTTTTCTTGAAGTTGTCGGGGGCACCTGTGTCATCTATCCCCTTCCGTGACCCAACTTATCCTTCCACAGGAGGCTTCTTGGGGTGGCAAGCAGCCTAATGCCTCTTAACTGCTCAACATGCACCCACCAAATTGACGGCccttttggcttccaagatgcccttagcAACAGCTTTCATTTCATGCACATattcccagacaacaggcttatagagatgcctgtgtaTCATGACAGACAACAAAAAAAGACGGAGACTAGGAAAAATACCATCTCTTGGAGGAAAAGGGTCTACAATTAATGAGTGCTAAACCAAATTTCCTAGATTCACGGAGTCCAAGAAGGTAGGttcaccaatattttctcctgctaatctaaatttagaaaagcaaataCAGGTCACCCCTCTCACTTCCATTGGACCGTGCAGGCAGAGATCGAGGACACTGGTGTGctaagaactcttacctcctgCTGGCTCTTGTCAGGGGTGCAGGATCTTTTGGCTGCAGTGGTCTCAGAGTGAGCCGTGGCCAGCCAGTGAAGTTCTAGCCCATCAAAGTCACCAaactgtaggggaagaagacaaatcctctacactctgggtccttctggctcatctgtgaattaaattgacatgagacagaataacaggagaaaatcaaacaaagcttcaTGATATggatacatgggagaaactcaggaaaactgtgCAACTCAACAAAAATAGCCAGGCTGCCAGCTTAAATATCCTCCTCAGCTAAACACAAAAGAGGGTGttggggtggtggtttgggacttcaaagggaaggatggtaattcacatggaaatggaaaagaaaatgtttggtaaacagaaatttgataagagtgggcttagcaaggacccttcCAGTCTATGGATACCCATAATTATCTATAGTGATAGCCTGTCCTTGAGACAAGTCTTTTATCTTAAGTTTCTTTTAGTCTGttaggggaaggtcaaagtttctttcagagtcttttgttcttaaaaataatcaaggcaacgtcaagagacacattttggggtggccaattctgatcccccacatcaGCATGTTCAGTGGCTGGAATGGTGTCTAGTTCACATAGACACCGAGTGCATATtggaagtaaacaaacaaatgccACCACATTCTCCATTTCTCTTAAACATCAGAAGCTTTTCTCATGTTTACTCTTGACTTTCATTTCAGAAAGATTTTCTCCCGACCTCAATGGCATGCTGGGACCTCAGTGTACACAGTCCGGATGAAATAGGGCAATTGTGAGTGGCTAGGCCTTTGGACAAGAGGAAATTATtctgttgtaaaaaaaaaaaagaaaaaaaagaaggctattctgccatttgcaacaacttggatggacctcgagagctTGATGCAatgtgaaatgtcagacagagaaagacaaatactgtgtgatcttacTTGTATGTGGAATTTAAAAGAGGCTGACtcctagaaacagagagtagaatggtggttgtcaggggctggaggtggaggaaaTAGAGATCTTGGACaaagggtataaacttccagttctaagataaataagttctggggatctaatggaCACCATGGTTTCtaaagttaacaatactgtagCGTGTACTTGAAagatgctaagagagtagatgttCGATGTTTTCATCACAAAAAGATGGTAATGGGAGATGATTAAGCTGTTAACTAACTTATTATGGAAATCATTTCGCAGTCTATAGGTATCAAATCATCAATTGTATATATTACATTTACAAGATGTTGTATGTCAGTGATATCTCACTAAAGCTTTAGAATAAACAGGCTGTGAAAGCAGGAGGCACACCAGGCCCAGGTGGGAAAGTGAACGTGTTCTCTGAGGAGCTGCTCTGCACTCAGGTTTTATCAAGTCCTGCAGGAATTTCCATCAGCTGAGTGAAAACGCACTTTGATTACTTTCCTAGATCCTAAAGTTTACTTTTGATGTCGTTCAATTTGGGAAAATGTACGTCCTCCGATGGTGACTGTGCACTCCTGATCAATAAATCCCATAAATTTACCAGGAGAATCATTCTGCACGTGGGAGAGTAATTTGTTGCTCCTCTGGGCACATCAAAGTGATCCCAGTTAACAAGGTCATGGAGACCGCAGGTGACGAGGTGATCCACTGGGAGCAGAAGTCCTGCCATCCTGCCCCTCATATACAGTCTTTCTGGGGCAGATCCAGCCTTTCCAAGATGTCTCACTTGCTTGGGGAAGCTGACTGCCTGTAGGAAGGATTGTGTCACACTCAGCgttgagaaagagagggaggtaTGAAGACATTTTCAAGATTCCCATTCCCCATTCTAGCTTCCTTACTGAGACTTCCATTCTTTTCAGATTTAACCTTCTCTGAATTTTCTGTTTGATAGAAGTatatttggtcttctttctcaTAGTATTGtcactatttcctttttcctccatatatttccttttactttcatcatcctttcctcttctcGGTTCTTTACTGTCTCTTACAGTTCTCCAATACTGTTTCATGGTcttcaattttgtttcatttggaaACCATATCACAGTTTCTTAACcgtattttgactttttattattcACAACTATTTGAAAATTCCATACAATTCTATATATTGGCTAtcttcccttatttattttttatgtgtcttttttattctctatgcCTACAGGAAAGCGACATTTATTTGCATTTGAACTTTCCTCTCAGTTTCGTTTTATTACCACTTTTCTAATAATTGTTATCCGTGCTTTTGTTTTTCAAGCATCCCATTTCATTTTTACAGATAGTAGCCTTTGTCTCAAATTTTCATACATTAGTTTTCATTTACAAATGCTTTAATCAAAGTTAGACTAATTTGTAACACTGTTTCCTCTCTGAGgttttacacatttttattatatgttaatttttaagtTCAACATATTTTATGCTATTTAAATGGCATCACTCTTTAAGTTgccttttaaaactatttttatgctGACATATAGAAATATTAATGGTTTTTATGCTGACTTGGTTTTCAGTAACCTTGAAAATCACTCTcaaaaatttcaatattttagtGAATGATTCTATCTGTTCCCTTCTTAAAATTTATAGAATCTGTCAATGATAAAAGATGGTGTTACTTTCCTTCTAATTcttataaattttactttctttgtttgCTATAAAGCCCaggaaatgtaaaaatatgagaaatagaagtggtgaaaatagatatttttctcgTAGCAGATCtcaaagaaaaagctttcaatATGTAACATTTAATATGATACTGTTGACATTGTAAAAGTGTTTTCAGGGTAAGGTTATTCTTTCTCTTGATACTTATCTAGAATTTTTTTATCAGACATATGTTGAATTTGATCACATGATCTTGTGCACATTTTGAAGTGATCATATTTTTTGTTCCTTTACTCTACTAGTGTGGGTCATCAAACAGATCAAGTTTCAAATGTTAAAATTACTTTTCATGTCTGCTATGATTCTTTGATCCAATGCTGATTCTTTTTACGTATATGTAGTGGACGCAATGTTACAACTACTTTGTAtaaattgttttctcatttggttCATAAAATAGTGTGTAATTTCACTCCCCTATTATCTTTTCTACATTTGCTGCCAAGGTTACGCTAACCTCATAATGTGAGTAGTGGAATGTTCTGCGTTCGTCAACCCTCAGCAGTCGTTTGTAGATATTATTTGTTACTGGAGTGTTTAGCTTACTTCACCGTTCAAGAATTCTTTGAGATTTCTTATGGAATGATTTTTGCCCTCAGTTCAATTTCATCATGAAGAGCGTTTCACCTTGATGACTTTCTCTTATTCCACTATTTTTTCTTAAGTCATCTAGGAATTTTCCTCCATATCTCATAAATTTTCAAGTTTATGGATATATCTAATATTAGTGTcacattattttctattatttgcaaCTTCTCCACTGCTAtccatttatcatttttaatccTAATGTTCTTTGTGCCTTCCTTTCAGACACTGGTACAGTCTCACCTAGGTGGGTTAATTTTGTTAAACTTTTCAAGGAACtgacttttgattttgtttctcctttccatAGAAGGTTGTTATCTATTAATTTCTGCTTTACTTATATCaactccatttatttctttttaggattaatttgctatttttttctagtGTTAACGACTTTTTTCTATTTGAATTAGCAATTTGAATTCCCCCTTCTTTATAACCTAGTTCTGCACTCTAGGTTCTCAAGAATTCCTGGGATCCAGTCTCTGGAAGTGACACTTCTTGGCCTGAaatacagaagacttgaaaatttCAACAAGCACCTCTCATACTAAATTGTCAATCATTGTATTCTTCCACAAGCTCCATCGTTAAAATTTCACAATATAGtcaattttttcatttgaaaccTGTTTGCTAGTTAAAACATCAATAAGATAATGTTTTCAattgatattatttttcttgttttcctcatATCTTCAATTTGTATTGGGTTCATAGGGAACTCAGTGCTTTtcacattatatatgtatgtcttCTTCACTCAATCTCACCTGAAAAGGCCCGTAGATTTGATATTCATACACCTGACACTGGTCAACGTTTTGACTATCATGTTCAAGTTGATACCAGATGCCGCGTCGTCCTTTGGAGTAAGGCATTTTCTGGACGACGTTGGTTGTAAGGCGACTTTGTACGCATACAGGGTCACCCGGGGTCTTTCCATCTGTACCACCTCCCTCCTGAGTGCTGTTCAAGCCATCACTATCAGCCCCAGTACTTCTATATGGACAAGGCTTAAATCTAAACTTTCTACATgcatctttccctctctccttttcttctggatCATCAACATGTTCATCTATATCCACATCATCAAAGCTGTAGAAGCCAATCGCAATGCTTCATTTGTTGGTTCTGGATACTCTCAACTGTACTGTGAAGGTAAGCCGTTGGGACACTACCGTTCAATGGCATTTATAAGTGGCATGGTGATTCGAGATCTCTTCTTTGTGGTCCTCATGATGTTGTCCAGTATCTACATGGTGAGTCTGCTCTACAAGCACCGCCAGAGAGCCCAGTATGTTCACAGCCCCAGCCTGTCTTCCCAGACATCTCCGGAAATCAAAGCCACCCACAGCATTCTTTTGCTGGTaagttgctttgttttcttttattgtgcaAACAACTTCATTAccctttatcttttttatagACCTGAGAAAAACCCGAGACTGGAGAGAATTACGGGGATTATTTCAGCCTGCTACCCAACCATCTGCCCTTTTCTgctgatgaaaagaaaaattatttccaaatttacttctttcatttcaaagatgagaatTCCCTTTTCTGAAAGAACATTCAGGAGATGATCAGGTACCTACAGCTTTCTTCAGCAGCAGGGATGTCTGCACGATGACTTATAGTAGGAAAATGCATTGTAGCTATTGAACACCTGAAGTGGGGTTAGTACTATTGAGAAGGGCTGTAAATTAAAAAGACATACACTTTGAATTCTTACAATGAATAAAAGTACATAAATATcaaattaaaagttttcatctTAATTATTGTTTACATTATAAATACTTGGGGTtaagcaaaatatattaaaatatatcattagaCACGACTTTATCTGCTTTGTTTGGCCTTTTTAAAATCTGGCTGGTAGAAAAGTTTAAATTACATCTGGGGCTTCAGTTATACTTCTGTCAAACTGCAGTGCTGCAGGGAAGATCATTTCTCTGTTCAGCAAATATGTATTGCACACCTTACCTactccaggcactgttttagagGCTGGGCATACATTGGTGACCACTACAAGTGAAACACAATTCCTAAGGAAATTATACAGGATGTTTGCGCTTTAGGAAAAATATAAGTGCATGTGATAGAGCTGTAAATAAGGTTAAGATAATTGGGAGTGCTCAGAGTTTCGCTCTTCAATGCTCAGTAAGATGCAGGAGTGTGTCTTTCAACGTCTGTGTAAACCCATCCGTAATAATAACCTGACCTGTGAAATGCTCAGATATTTGTTACTTTAAATCTTGTCTGTTTCAATAACTTTAATTAAATGTGTCCCTTCATTTTCAATAACTCTTCACCAGAAATAACAAGACACTTTCCCCATCTGCTGTGGTGAATCGCCTTAAATAGATGTAGTTTGCAAATTCTTTGCTCAGCACCCCTTCCCATCGTTTTAGTCTTCTGCTATTTTAAGGGCTCTCTTCTATGTAAACAATTGTTCAACTAAAGTTCTTGGGATATGACTCAAGTGACACGTGGTTTGAATATCTCCGTCGTATTTTTGTCAGCCTGGCTGCTGGATTCCACTTTCCCACACACAGGATTCTTGGGCTTACCCCTCCTTGTTCAGTATTTCACCTTCCTCTGTCTTCCAGCTTTCCCTGATGCAGACAAGATTTCCACCAGCAGAATGGTGCTTTTCCTGTGAAGACCTTCTCTTCATGAGAATTTAAAATCTGTCCTTCATCCTTAGATGAACTTCCGTAGAGTTTAAGACTGTTACCTAGACAAGAATAGGTGTGTGTTTCCTT comes from Equus asinus isolate D_3611 breed Donkey chromosome 26, EquAss-T2T_v2, whole genome shotgun sequence and encodes:
- the LOC106838318 gene encoding vomeronasal type-1 receptor 3-like; translation: MFSIDIIFLVFLISSICIGFIGNSVLFTLYMYVFFTQSHLKRPVDLIFIHLTLVNVLTIMFKLIPDAASSFGVRHFLDDVGCKATLYAYRVTRGLSICTTSLLSAVQAITISPSTSIWTRLKSKLSTCIFPSLLFFWIINMFIYIHIIKAVEANRNASFVGSGYSQLYCEGKPLGHYRSMAFISGMVIRDLFFVVLMMLSSIYMVSLLYKHRQRAQYVHSPSLSSQTSPEIKATHSILLLVSCFVFFYCANNFITLYLFYRPEKNPRLERITGIISACYPTICPFLLMKRKIISKFTSFISKMRIPFSERTFRR